One Cedecea neteri DNA segment encodes these proteins:
- a CDS encoding DUF2931 family protein, protein MEITRIVWFLPLLLLTACQGKPSSDAAPAPQNALPTKWTFDFFTPKALPALVTYAVVQDADGKVYEFNTLNRTAALPDVIGKWNDKDRVSGGYWNHVERPPRHIIFCWDSIIDKKVYETHLTIPKPVLEKMLRPSEFPDYRGRTAYYDRVQIGLAPEGKVAVWLQGRGTEPNYRVTPSILKTVSGDKLNICKGITKHPNGYKYYGDTPEFIKGKVYPYGDW, encoded by the coding sequence ATGGAAATAACTCGCATAGTCTGGTTTCTGCCGCTGCTTCTGCTGACGGCCTGCCAGGGAAAACCGTCATCAGACGCGGCTCCGGCTCCACAAAATGCTCTGCCTACCAAGTGGACCTTTGACTTTTTCACGCCCAAAGCTTTGCCCGCCCTGGTAACCTACGCCGTTGTTCAGGATGCCGATGGCAAAGTTTATGAGTTTAATACCCTGAATCGTACAGCGGCTCTACCCGACGTTATAGGTAAGTGGAATGACAAAGACCGAGTGTCAGGAGGCTACTGGAATCACGTTGAGCGTCCGCCAAGGCATATTATTTTTTGCTGGGACTCGATTATTGATAAGAAGGTGTATGAAACGCATTTGACGATCCCTAAACCCGTGCTGGAGAAAATGCTCAGGCCGAGTGAATTCCCGGATTACCGGGGGAGGACGGCGTATTACGACAGAGTTCAGATTGGTCTGGCTCCGGAGGGGAAAGTAGCCGTCTGGCTACAGGGCCGTGGTACTGAGCCTAATTACCGCGTGACGCCGTCAATCCTGAAAACTGTATCCGGGGATAAATTAAATATTTGCAAAGGGATAACGAAACATCCTAACGGGTATAAATATTATGGAGATACGCCAGAGTTTATTAAAGGCAAAGTATATCCATATGGTGACTGGTGA
- a CDS encoding M20 family metallopeptidase: protein MKSLDTTLDLLHQLTPFRSVAGNIDQQRDLAQWLERWLIEETDAEVLYPVSQQLQDDAPPLVHVRIDIGSPRTLVLYNMYDVMPAEEDGWEVDPFVGGLKHWSDKGDVFISRGAENNKGPLAGMLMVVRDLYHSGRLHTNIEILLEGEEEIGSGNLRRYLARQPCPVAPAEAVLFPSLCEYGGGAPRIYLGFTGRSGGRLVVKGGSWGGPKAAIHASNAAWIDNPVWRLVQALGTLAPPHANGVLETGELDEEASSILDDLALEFNLADELTFRRSEKYAISGDSFSNLAYLLGSAVLSVSEIASLPRGAQGVIPPEAFADLVLRTPPVVDGDRLMQRIKEQLASPALAGAVLEPGDSYPGYRFSIDDAGVLELMASYHQQQAKPQIWPWAPGCAPAYAFAPVAPAFLIGGLGYGGNAHGVNEFVTLRGLQRYQQSLNDWLLAF from the coding sequence ATGAAGTCACTTGATACCACGCTGGACCTCCTGCACCAGCTGACGCCTTTCCGTAGCGTGGCGGGCAATATCGACCAGCAGCGCGACTTGGCGCAATGGCTTGAGCGTTGGCTAATTGAAGAAACTGACGCTGAAGTGCTGTACCCGGTCAGCCAGCAGCTTCAGGACGACGCCCCGCCGCTGGTACACGTGCGAATTGATATCGGCTCGCCACGTACCCTCGTGCTGTACAACATGTACGACGTGATGCCCGCCGAAGAAGACGGCTGGGAAGTCGACCCGTTCGTGGGCGGCCTCAAACACTGGTCGGATAAAGGCGATGTGTTTATTTCTCGCGGGGCGGAGAACAACAAAGGCCCGCTGGCAGGCATGCTGATGGTGGTGCGCGACCTCTATCACTCGGGCCGCCTGCATACCAACATTGAAATCCTGCTGGAAGGCGAAGAAGAGATAGGCAGCGGTAACTTGCGCCGTTACCTCGCCCGGCAGCCTTGTCCGGTTGCCCCGGCAGAAGCGGTGCTTTTCCCTTCCCTGTGTGAATACGGCGGCGGTGCGCCGCGCATTTACCTCGGCTTCACCGGCCGCAGCGGTGGCCGCCTGGTGGTCAAAGGCGGCAGCTGGGGCGGGCCGAAAGCCGCGATTCACGCCAGCAACGCCGCGTGGATTGATAACCCGGTCTGGCGGCTAGTGCAGGCGTTGGGAACCCTTGCCCCACCTCACGCCAACGGCGTACTCGAAACGGGCGAGCTGGACGAAGAAGCCAGCTCAATTCTGGACGATCTCGCACTGGAATTTAATCTGGCGGACGAACTGACCTTCCGCCGCAGTGAAAAATACGCCATCAGCGGCGACAGTTTCAGCAACCTGGCTTATTTGCTGGGCAGCGCGGTGCTGAGCGTTTCAGAGATAGCCAGTCTGCCTCGTGGCGCTCAGGGCGTGATCCCCCCGGAAGCCTTCGCCGATTTGGTACTAAGAACGCCGCCCGTCGTCGATGGCGATCGCCTGATGCAGCGCATAAAAGAACAGCTTGCCAGCCCGGCTCTCGCCGGAGCCGTGCTTGAGCCGGGCGATAGCTATCCCGGCTACCGCTTCAGCATTGATGACGCTGGCGTGCTTGAGCTGATGGCGAGCTATCACCAGCAGCAGGCAAAACCGCAAATCTGGCCCTGGGCGCCAGGCTGCGCCCCGGCCTACGCCTTCGCCCCTGTGGCTCCAGCCTTCCTGATCGGCGGCCTGGGCTACGGCGGCAACGCCCACGGCGTGAACGAATTCGTCACGCTCAGGGGCTTACAACGCTACCAACAATCGCTTAATGACTGGCTACTTGCCTTTTAA
- a CDS encoding ABC transporter permease — translation MLRYILSRFAQAVLVMFGVSLLIFYSLHLTGDPAAVMMPPGSSQQEIDNFRHAMGFDRPLLWQYGHYLNGLLHGDLGLSLRYDQPVTELIAQRVPATLLLAVSALAWSTVIGLLLGLVSAVWRNSVWDLLARLFAFSGQAVPVFWLGLLMIIWFSLHLRWLPSSGYGTFSHLIMPAISLGAYYMSAIARLVRASLIDVLAQDYIRTAQAKGLSSWRILIRHGLRNALIPVVTVQGMYFASLLGGALVTEIIFAWPGIGRLAVQAIQNRDFPLVQAIVLLAALVFVVVNLIIDLLYVVLNPRIRL, via the coding sequence ATGCTGCGCTACATTCTTTCCCGCTTCGCGCAGGCCGTGCTGGTGATGTTTGGCGTCTCGCTGCTGATCTTTTACAGCCTGCACCTGACCGGTGACCCGGCTGCGGTGATGATGCCACCCGGCTCTTCCCAGCAAGAAATAGACAACTTCCGCCACGCAATGGGGTTTGACCGCCCGCTGCTCTGGCAATACGGCCATTACCTGAACGGCCTGCTGCACGGCGATCTTGGCCTGTCCCTGCGCTATGACCAGCCGGTAACCGAGCTTATAGCCCAGCGCGTGCCTGCCACCCTGCTGCTGGCCGTTTCTGCCCTGGCGTGGAGCACTGTCATTGGCCTGCTGCTTGGCCTGGTGAGCGCGGTCTGGCGCAACAGCGTTTGGGACTTACTCGCCCGCCTATTTGCCTTTAGCGGCCAGGCCGTGCCGGTGTTCTGGCTGGGCCTGCTGATGATTATCTGGTTCAGCCTGCATCTGCGCTGGCTGCCCTCCAGCGGCTACGGCACCTTCAGCCATCTGATCATGCCCGCCATTAGCCTTGGGGCCTATTACATGAGCGCCATTGCGCGCCTGGTGAGAGCCAGCCTGATCGACGTGCTGGCTCAGGATTACATCCGCACGGCGCAGGCCAAGGGGCTGAGTTCGTGGCGAATTCTGATTCGCCACGGCCTGCGTAATGCGCTGATCCCGGTGGTCACCGTGCAAGGAATGTATTTTGCTTCTCTGCTGGGCGGCGCGCTGGTGACCGAAATTATTTTTGCCTGGCCCGGCATTGGCCGCCTTGCGGTGCAGGCTATTCAAAACCGTGACTTCCCGCTGGTGCAGGCGATTGTCCTGCTGGCCGCGCTGGTGTTTGTGGTGGTGAACCTAATCATTGATTTGCTGTACGTGGTGCTGAACCCGAGGATCCGGCTATGA
- a CDS encoding ABC transporter permease: MIFPGRALTRRPRRLISGDGALGGLLLGIVILLALAAPWLPLPDPLTNNLADTFLPPGSETASGMHWLGTDQLGRDLLSRILAGTRLSLMVVLLAAAIAAVIGTLLGMLAGYVGGWLDAVIMRLMDIQLAVPFILLILLVMALFGTSLENIILIMGVTSWAIYARVARAKTLELRELEYIEAVRAMGFSTPRILLRHILPNLATPLVVLLTLDIPRLIVLEASIGFLGMGIQPPTPTLGNLIGEGRSYMLLAEWLVLWPGLIIAALVIGCNLLGDSLLRKTHTRLD, encoded by the coding sequence ATGATTTTTCCCGGACGCGCCCTGACCCGCCGCCCTCGCCGCCTGATTTCAGGTGACGGAGCGCTGGGGGGCTTATTGCTTGGCATAGTGATCCTGCTGGCACTGGCGGCCCCCTGGCTGCCCTTGCCCGACCCGTTAACCAACAACCTGGCGGATACCTTCCTGCCGCCGGGCAGTGAAACGGCAAGCGGGATGCACTGGCTCGGCACCGATCAGCTCGGGCGCGATTTGCTGTCAAGGATCCTGGCGGGTACCCGCCTTTCCCTGATGGTGGTGTTACTGGCGGCGGCAATTGCCGCCGTTATCGGCACCCTGCTGGGCATGCTGGCGGGCTACGTTGGCGGCTGGCTGGATGCCGTTATCATGCGCCTGATGGACATTCAGCTGGCGGTGCCGTTTATTCTGTTAATTTTGCTGGTGATGGCGCTGTTCGGCACTTCACTGGAAAACATTATTCTGATCATGGGCGTGACCAGCTGGGCGATTTACGCCCGCGTGGCGCGCGCCAAGACCCTTGAGCTTCGCGAGCTGGAATACATCGAAGCCGTCCGCGCGATGGGCTTTTCCACGCCGCGCATTCTGCTGCGGCATATTCTGCCTAACCTCGCCACGCCGCTGGTTGTGCTTCTGACGCTGGATATTCCAAGACTGATTGTGCTTGAAGCCTCCATTGGCTTTCTCGGGATGGGGATCCAGCCGCCAACGCCTACGCTCGGTAACCTGATTGGCGAGGGCCGTTCCTACATGCTGCTGGCGGAATGGCTGGTGCTGTGGCCGGGGCTGATTATTGCGGCGCTGGTGATCGGCTGTAACCTGCTCGGCGACAGCCTGCTGCGTAAAACCCACACGAGGCTCGACTGA
- a CDS encoding sulfurtransferase, whose amino-acid sequence MLISAPDLAKRMADGENVALIDVREREAWQTASLPGALNLNVYDYFVSDSTPKGYAAMAGAFVHAWQQLGIANGATPVFFEQTVGMRSPRGLWFLWFALGAEGLILDGGVDAWADAGGKLAPGTGRSAIVSDAGAPEYQPAMPQLAATRVETIDADPTTAMLLDARRPTEYDGSFVHECCARAGRIPGSKLLFWEDVVENGRFKSAEALAHLAAKAGFTPSKRVIIWCHRGARAATILVALKLAGYQDVAVYVGSWHEWASHSELPLLRGAY is encoded by the coding sequence ATGCTGATTAGCGCTCCCGACCTGGCAAAACGTATGGCGGATGGCGAGAATGTTGCGCTGATCGATGTTCGTGAACGAGAAGCCTGGCAAACGGCCTCCCTTCCTGGCGCGCTGAATCTTAACGTCTACGACTATTTTGTCTCTGACTCAACGCCGAAAGGTTACGCCGCCATGGCCGGGGCATTTGTTCACGCCTGGCAACAGCTCGGTATCGCGAATGGAGCCACGCCGGTGTTCTTCGAGCAAACCGTGGGCATGCGCTCTCCTCGGGGCCTGTGGTTCTTGTGGTTTGCTCTGGGTGCAGAAGGACTGATTCTGGACGGCGGTGTAGATGCGTGGGCGGATGCCGGAGGGAAATTAGCGCCGGGGACAGGCCGCTCGGCGATTGTTTCTGACGCCGGAGCCCCTGAATATCAGCCGGCCATGCCTCAGTTGGCCGCCACCCGCGTCGAAACGATCGACGCCGATCCGACCACAGCTATGCTGCTTGATGCCCGCCGGCCAACGGAATATGACGGAAGTTTCGTGCACGAGTGCTGCGCACGAGCAGGCCGTATTCCCGGCTCAAAACTCTTGTTTTGGGAAGATGTTGTCGAAAATGGCCGATTTAAATCCGCCGAAGCACTCGCCCACCTTGCGGCCAAAGCTGGGTTCACGCCGTCAAAAAGAGTGATTATCTGGTGCCACCGTGGCGCACGAGCCGCTACGATTCTGGTGGCGCTCAAACTTGCTGGTTACCAGGACGTGGCCGTTTATGTAGGCTCCTGGCACGAATGGGCAAGTCACTCGGAATTACCGCTGCTCAGGGGGGCCTATTAA
- a CDS encoding DUF2931 family protein yields the protein MEITRTVWFLPLLLLTACQGKPSSDAAPAAQNALPTKWTFDFFAPKALPALVTYAVVQDANGKVYEFNTLNSTPDLPKVIGEWNDKDRAPGGYWNHVERPPRHIIFCWDSIIDKKVYETHLTIPKPVLEKMLRPSEFLNYRGKTAYYDRVQIGLAPGGKVAVWLEGIGFEPNYRVKPSVLKTVSGDKLEICKGVTKSDFSYGYDQDIKDFIKDKKYPYGRW from the coding sequence ATGGAAATAACTCGCACAGTCTGGTTTCTGCCGCTGCTTCTGCTGACGGCCTGCCAGGGAAAACCGTCATCAGACGCGGCTCCGGCTGCTCAAAATGCTCTGCCGACCAAGTGGACCTTTGACTTTTTCGCGCCCAAAGCGTTGCCCGCCCTGGTGACCTACGCCGTTGTTCAGGATGCCAATGGCAAAGTTTATGAATTTAATACCCTGAACAGTACCCCCGACCTGCCTAAAGTTATCGGTGAGTGGAATGACAAGGATCGTGCCCCCGGAGGCTACTGGAATCACGTTGAGCGTCCGCCAAGGCATATTATTTTTTGCTGGGACTCGATTATTGATAAGAAGGTGTATGAAACGCATCTGACGATCCCTAAGCCCGTGCTGGAGAAAATGCTCAGGCCGAGTGAGTTCCTGAATTATCGGGGGAAGACGGCGTATTACGACAGAGTACAAATTGGTCTGGCACCTGGCGGTAAAGTTGCTGTCTGGCTCGAAGGAATAGGATTTGAACCTAATTACCGCGTAAAGCCGTCCGTCCTGAAAACCGTATCAGGGGATAAATTAGAAATTTGCAAAGGGGTCACCAAGAGCGATTTTTCTTATGGATACGATCAAGACATAAAAGACTTTATTAAAGATAAAAAATACCCTTATGGCCGCTGGTAG
- a CDS encoding 1-aminocyclopropane-1-carboxylate deaminase/D-cysteine desulfhydrase, whose amino-acid sequence MKNVNDFERVTLGFFPTPLESLPRLSETLGVNVKIKRDDYSGFGGGGNKVRKLEYLMAEACREGVNVVITTGGHQSNHARMVAAAARKFGMKPVLVLRGDEPQTYQGNLLLDKLFGAELQFLDPEGYFTQIEGAMQAHADAATARGEKPMIIPLGGATALGALGYVRAVEEMDAQLRAAGESAPDVIIAPTGSGGTLAGLYVGARRYWPKTQIIGVSVSAKADWFQTRISAMAEDCARLLDWDQTWQPQDILIEDGFVGTSYGVPSDGGIEAIYQVAQQEGVLLDPVYTGKAMHGLITLAQEGRIAAGSSVVFMHCGGSPALYPFAQKLLEH is encoded by the coding sequence ATGAAAAACGTCAATGATTTTGAACGTGTTACGCTCGGATTCTTCCCCACGCCGTTGGAATCTTTACCGCGCCTGAGCGAAACGCTGGGCGTTAACGTAAAAATTAAGCGCGACGACTACAGCGGTTTTGGCGGCGGCGGCAACAAAGTCCGCAAGCTTGAATACCTGATGGCCGAAGCCTGCCGCGAAGGAGTAAACGTGGTGATCACCACCGGCGGCCACCAGTCTAACCACGCACGCATGGTCGCCGCGGCCGCACGTAAATTTGGCATGAAGCCGGTGCTGGTTTTACGCGGCGATGAGCCACAGACTTATCAGGGTAATCTCCTGCTGGACAAACTGTTTGGGGCGGAGCTGCAGTTCCTCGACCCGGAAGGCTATTTCACCCAGATCGAAGGCGCGATGCAGGCCCATGCAGATGCGGCCACGGCGCGCGGTGAAAAGCCGATGATCATTCCCCTGGGCGGAGCCACGGCGCTAGGTGCGCTGGGCTATGTTCGCGCCGTTGAAGAGATGGATGCCCAGCTCCGCGCTGCGGGCGAATCTGCCCCGGACGTGATTATCGCCCCCACCGGCTCCGGCGGCACGCTGGCCGGGCTGTATGTCGGAGCACGTCGCTACTGGCCGAAAACGCAAATTATCGGCGTCAGCGTCAGCGCCAAAGCCGACTGGTTCCAGACCCGAATCTCCGCCATGGCCGAGGACTGCGCTCGCCTGCTCGACTGGGATCAAACCTGGCAGCCGCAGGATATCCTGATCGAAGACGGTTTTGTTGGCACCTCCTACGGCGTGCCTTCTGACGGCGGCATCGAGGCAATTTATCAGGTCGCACAGCAGGAAGGCGTACTGCTGGATCCGGTTTACACGGGTAAAGCGATGCATGGTTTAATCACCCTCGCGCAAGAAGGCCGTATTGCCGCCGGTAGCAGCGTTGTCTTCATGCACTGCGGGGGCTCTCCGGCCCTTTACCCGTTCGCTCAAAAACTTCTGGAGCACTGA
- a CDS encoding ABC transporter substrate-binding protein: MKASGRKLATLAVLISLVTPFSYASELVIAQPASATAMDPGFLKEAATLVDNIFDTLVLRDKNMQLQPGLATSWKALDDTTWQFDLRPGVTFTNGEPVNAAAVKFSIDRILDPANHAPTISYIRTIKSVEVTGDYQVRIHTDGPDPLLPTRMSRYPTYIVPPAYVSKVGAAEFARKPIGSGAYTLKEFIPDERVVMQANPHYWRGKPTIDQVTWRPIPEATARITALLTGEVQLVDSVPADLVSTLKNKPGIHLEQVKGGGLTIYLGLKNGEKPLSDARVRQALSLALNRQAYTTQLLHGFGTPTGTMAGAKDFGYLNVPAPEQDIAKAKALLKEAGYPDGFTLKFQAPRRYIASAEVAQAIVQDLAAIGVKAQLEVPEWSVYTQQVASGKQAEMYMLAWGSTQTLDADAALYPILHSGEPYSTVSNPELDKLLNASRSTVDAKKREVILQDIQKVVAKEQPLIPLYREDSLYANSDSLNFTGRADARIPLYDLRLK; the protein is encoded by the coding sequence ATGAAAGCATCTGGCCGTAAGCTCGCAACTCTGGCTGTATTAATTAGCCTGGTAACCCCCTTTAGCTACGCAAGTGAATTAGTTATAGCCCAACCTGCTTCCGCCACCGCGATGGATCCCGGTTTTCTTAAAGAAGCCGCCACCCTGGTGGACAATATTTTCGATACGCTGGTCCTGCGCGATAAAAACATGCAGCTTCAGCCCGGCCTTGCCACATCCTGGAAAGCGCTGGATGACACGACCTGGCAATTCGACTTACGTCCCGGCGTCACTTTCACCAACGGTGAACCCGTTAACGCCGCGGCGGTGAAATTCTCCATTGACCGTATTCTTGACCCGGCCAACCACGCGCCAACGATTTCTTACATCCGCACCATTAAGTCGGTAGAGGTCACCGGCGACTATCAAGTTCGCATTCACACGGATGGCCCGGACCCGCTTCTGCCTACCCGTATGAGCCGCTATCCAACCTATATCGTACCGCCTGCCTATGTAAGTAAAGTCGGTGCTGCGGAATTTGCACGAAAACCTATTGGTAGTGGAGCATATACATTAAAAGAATTTATACCAGATGAACGTGTCGTTATGCAGGCTAATCCACATTATTGGCGTGGAAAACCCACAATTGACCAGGTGACCTGGCGTCCAATCCCTGAAGCAACCGCCCGCATTACTGCCCTGTTAACAGGGGAAGTACAGCTGGTTGACAGCGTCCCTGCCGACCTCGTTTCAACCCTTAAAAACAAGCCAGGCATCCATCTTGAGCAGGTGAAAGGCGGTGGGCTGACCATTTATCTCGGCCTGAAGAATGGTGAGAAACCTTTAAGTGATGCACGGGTTCGCCAGGCACTGTCGCTGGCGCTGAATCGTCAAGCCTATACCACCCAGCTGCTGCACGGTTTTGGCACGCCAACCGGCACCATGGCTGGCGCGAAGGACTTTGGTTACCTCAATGTTCCGGCTCCTGAGCAGGACATTGCCAAAGCTAAAGCTCTGCTTAAGGAAGCAGGTTACCCGGACGGCTTCACGCTGAAATTCCAGGCGCCGCGTCGCTATATCGCCAGCGCCGAAGTGGCTCAGGCGATTGTGCAGGACTTAGCCGCCATCGGCGTGAAGGCGCAGCTTGAAGTGCCTGAGTGGTCCGTCTATACCCAACAGGTGGCTTCCGGTAAACAGGCAGAAATGTACATGCTGGCATGGGGCTCAACCCAGACTCTGGATGCCGATGCCGCGCTGTACCCTATCCTGCACTCCGGCGAGCCGTACTCCACGGTCAGCAACCCTGAACTGGATAAGCTGCTGAACGCCAGCCGCTCAACGGTGGATGCGAAGAAGCGTGAAGTTATCCTGCAGGACATCCAGAAAGTTGTCGCCAAAGAGCAGCCGTTGATCCCGCTCTACCGCGAGGATTCTCTCTATGCCAACAGCGACAGCCTGAACTTTACCGGCCGCGCCGACGCACGTATCCCGCTGTATGATTTGAGGCTGAAATGA
- a CDS encoding GntR family transcriptional regulator: MLDLEKAQRMSLTMQVEGRLKSALIVGTLKPGARLVTKEIAEQLGTSITPVREALLRLVSSGALDATPAQAFLVPEISLGRYHEITTIRKNLEGMAVEQAARYMDKTKLARLQQLCDAFLEAKHVSVEAALQANREFRFQLFEYAEMPTLTVLIEQLWVRIGPCFNYLYPQSEEMTQGHHNYDDLLEALSEKDEKRSVKAIHKAIDDGADILRRQYFG, translated from the coding sequence ATGCTTGACTTAGAAAAAGCGCAAAGAATGAGTTTAACCATGCAAGTTGAGGGCAGGTTAAAGAGTGCGTTGATCGTGGGAACCTTAAAACCCGGCGCAAGATTAGTGACCAAAGAGATTGCAGAGCAGCTTGGTACCAGCATTACGCCGGTGCGTGAAGCGCTTTTGCGTCTTGTTTCTTCTGGCGCACTTGACGCGACGCCGGCGCAGGCTTTTTTAGTGCCTGAAATTTCCCTGGGGCGTTACCACGAAATTACAACCATCCGTAAAAATCTGGAGGGTATGGCGGTAGAGCAGGCGGCACGTTATATGGATAAAACCAAACTAGCTCGACTGCAGCAGCTATGTGATGCGTTTCTTGAAGCGAAGCATGTCAGCGTTGAAGCTGCGTTGCAGGCTAATCGGGAGTTTCGTTTCCAGCTGTTTGAGTACGCAGAGATGCCAACACTCACCGTGTTAATTGAGCAGCTTTGGGTGCGCATTGGGCCATGCTTTAATTATTTGTACCCACAGTCGGAAGAAATGACTCAGGGTCACCATAATTACGACGATTTGCTGGAAGCCCTGAGCGAAAAAGATGAAAAGCGTAGCGTGAAAGCAATTCATAAAGCGATAGATGACGGGGCAGATATTTTGCGCCGACAGTACTTTGGTTAA
- a CDS encoding ornithine cyclodeaminase family protein encodes MQIVNRQQVADLGGNDPLQALQDIEETVRLLRRGEAVMPAETHVNLDTPLGKVYALPARVGGRFNATGVKWTAHRPRANDGYPQAMATTLVNRADNGLPIGLVESGSLTATRTAAVSALALKLAAPRRPSRILLLGAGVQARAHLEMLAAHFPDLDMVYCWNKTPEPLADMLSHAGELPWPVTQFETLSDALRQHWDALITCTSASEPFLRPGIWRAGTLVLQIGYHEVAFETIAAADKVVVDLWGDFKLTSAKSLFQMYRAGLFDEQNVAADLTHLLVDSWRPAETDKVYFSSFGLNVFDIALAARVLSAAAEQGKGSNLPFGWETADAD; translated from the coding sequence ATGCAGATAGTGAACCGTCAGCAGGTGGCCGACCTTGGGGGCAATGACCCGCTACAAGCTCTGCAAGACATCGAGGAGACCGTGCGGTTGCTGAGGCGAGGCGAGGCTGTGATGCCCGCCGAAACCCACGTCAACCTCGATACGCCGCTGGGGAAAGTTTATGCGCTCCCGGCCAGGGTCGGCGGACGGTTCAATGCGACGGGCGTAAAGTGGACGGCGCATCGCCCTCGCGCCAACGACGGCTATCCACAGGCGATGGCCACCACGCTGGTTAATCGCGCAGACAACGGTTTGCCGATAGGCCTGGTCGAAAGCGGCAGCCTGACGGCAACTCGCACAGCCGCCGTGTCCGCCCTCGCCTTGAAGCTGGCGGCTCCCCGTCGCCCTTCACGCATTTTATTGCTCGGCGCTGGCGTGCAGGCCCGCGCGCATCTCGAGATGCTGGCCGCACATTTTCCCGATCTGGACATGGTCTACTGCTGGAACAAAACGCCAGAGCCTCTCGCCGATATGCTCAGCCATGCGGGCGAACTTCCCTGGCCTGTCACCCAGTTTGAAACACTAAGCGATGCGCTGCGCCAGCACTGGGACGCGCTGATTACCTGCACCAGCGCCAGCGAGCCGTTTTTACGCCCTGGCATCTGGCGGGCCGGTACCCTGGTGCTGCAAATCGGCTATCACGAAGTGGCCTTTGAGACGATTGCCGCCGCCGACAAAGTGGTGGTCGACCTTTGGGGCGACTTCAAGCTGACCAGCGCCAAAAGCCTGTTCCAGATGTACCGCGCCGGGCTTTTCGATGAGCAAAACGTCGCGGCAGATTTAACGCATTTGCTGGTCGATAGCTGGCGGCCTGCCGAAACGGACAAGGTTTATTTCTCTTCTTTCGGCCTCAACGTGTTTGATATCGCCCTTGCCGCCCGCGTTCTAAGCGCTGCGGCCGAACAGGGCAAAGGCAGCAATTTACCTTTTGGCTGGGAGACCGCTGATGCTGATTAG
- a CDS encoding trans-sulfuration enzyme family protein — MNKFATQSVHSGTFDDAHGAVMPPIYATSTFAQPAPGQHTGFEYSRSGNPTRQALETAIAELEGGQRGYAFASGLAAISTVLELLDSGSHIIAVDDVYGGTWRLIENVRKRSAALQVSWVKPEDLDGLQAAIRPETRMIWVETPTNPLLKLADLAAIADIAKRHRLISVADNTFASPALQRPLESGFDIVVHSATKYLNGHSDVVAGLAVVGGNDDLAQQLGYLQNAVGGVLDPFSSFLTLRGIRTLALRMERHSSNALQLAEWLQTHPEVEKVYFPWLETHPQYHLARQQMSQPGGMISIVVRGNEKRAEEVIRKLKLFTLAESLGGVESLVSQPFSMTHASIPLEQRLSNGIVPQLIRLSVGIEDAEDLRADLAQALS; from the coding sequence ATGAATAAATTTGCTACCCAGAGTGTGCACAGCGGTACTTTTGATGATGCACACGGCGCGGTGATGCCACCGATTTATGCCACATCGACCTTTGCCCAACCGGCACCGGGCCAGCATACGGGGTTTGAATACTCTCGCAGCGGCAACCCGACCCGCCAGGCGCTGGAAACGGCGATTGCCGAACTCGAAGGCGGCCAGCGGGGTTACGCGTTTGCCTCAGGGCTCGCGGCTATCTCAACCGTCCTCGAACTTTTGGACAGCGGCAGCCATATCATTGCCGTTGACGACGTGTACGGCGGCACCTGGCGGTTGATTGAAAACGTGCGTAAACGCAGCGCCGCGCTCCAGGTCAGCTGGGTTAAGCCTGAAGACCTCGACGGGCTGCAAGCGGCTATTCGCCCTGAAACACGTATGATTTGGGTGGAAACGCCTACCAACCCACTGCTTAAGCTGGCAGACCTGGCGGCAATTGCGGATATCGCGAAACGCCATCGCCTGATAAGCGTGGCCGACAACACGTTCGCTTCGCCTGCGCTTCAGCGCCCGCTGGAGTCCGGGTTCGATATCGTGGTGCACTCGGCCACCAAGTACCTGAACGGCCACTCTGATGTTGTCGCTGGGCTGGCGGTGGTTGGCGGGAATGACGACCTGGCACAGCAGCTTGGCTATTTGCAAAATGCGGTTGGCGGCGTGCTTGACCCGTTCAGCAGCTTCCTGACGCTGCGGGGCATTCGTACACTGGCGCTGCGCATGGAACGCCACAGCAGCAACGCGCTCCAGCTGGCCGAATGGCTCCAGACGCATCCTGAAGTCGAAAAAGTCTATTTCCCGTGGCTGGAGACTCACCCTCAATATCATCTGGCACGCCAGCAAATGTCGCAGCCAGGCGGCATGATTTCAATTGTGGTTCGCGGGAATGAAAAACGCGCTGAAGAGGTAATTCGCAAGCTGAAGCTGTTTACGCTCGCCGAAAGTCTGGGTGGCGTGGAAAGCCTGGTCAGCCAGCCATTCAGCATGACCCATGCTTCTATTCCGCTAGAACAGCGGTTGAGTAACGGCATTGTGCCGCAGCTGATTCGTTTGTCGGTCGGGATTGAAGACGCAGAGGATTTGCGGGCGGATCTGGCACAGGCGCTGAGTTAA